A DNA window from bacterium contains the following coding sequences:
- a CDS encoding PPC domain-containing protein: MKMFATVWMVLVCAMAVFAAAPNGSSLEKKSSLTDPRIEIAELERLIAATKESGFPVDPSWTERLLELRPLAKNHPGNVRFDLPAADLTGGFAPGAVIRPTELTQLEQQIHELESQIDGGFSAQEPDEITRFNLKDRLNELYAQREVRDPANPLDQGNDACPATVISGLPFTDTGTTTGQADNYNPAQLIGGCFNNFAPDVIYSFVAPYTQSYTISTDGSSFDTYLYIQTGGACPGTTTVECDDDDGVGLQSLITRVLNAGETYYIIVDGYSSASGNYVLNVFDNCNVDCQPGDIQECFETRDSTHAQVNCNGGCENPIYGGVESWQDIQPCQTVCGRFFTYIGPNGSNSRDVDVYRLTLAEACSLAFTVNSEVGYQIYVLSGSCPWDFLWNSAPYVYPCSTATIISTCLPAGTYSVVLVPTAFSGIDDFRTYRMRLDLIPCSGCRIDAAFTAPASVAWNTCGAGNDNSLRPSEDYTYCVNIPYDGDWTFSTCNDDSIWDSYIYLSTACNGGVIALDDDACGGIGLSTINCVSLTAGTYYLTVEGWSSFGCGPFVLNVSQCLGSCCYGDPLNPSCDYIGPNACASLGGQWTSQEPCSSGACFTRPECNANALELSQTPVLPDEVLDAPFSDAEGTYRAWESYSTVTSEIGAVRFWGFWADGCLESPAPIQLQFVDSVTNTSQTYNLSLTETATGLTYLGFYPLYQYDAVLFPPCEITTGWLSVYGNNPAGCYFTWCNSPFGDGTSVQTDNGNPVNVFPDLAFCLNEAPCDVDSVTWIWSAPGIATLRWYQSQGGAVTIWFTTDPNLVYPAGWASATFGYAAGNNSIGTNADLADNVRVILTLNCTPAAAAAAAAPPAVLDLRDAQK, from the coding sequence ATGAAGATGTTTGCCACTGTGTGGATGGTTCTGGTATGTGCGATGGCTGTGTTTGCTGCCGCGCCGAACGGTTCTAGTCTGGAGAAGAAGTCTTCTTTGACGGACCCGCGTATTGAAATTGCAGAACTTGAGCGGCTGATTGCGGCCACCAAGGAGTCCGGTTTTCCGGTGGATCCGTCGTGGACTGAGCGTTTGCTCGAGCTGCGCCCGCTGGCCAAGAATCACCCCGGAAATGTTCGATTTGATCTTCCGGCGGCGGACCTGACCGGAGGCTTCGCTCCGGGCGCTGTGATTCGCCCAACGGAGTTGACCCAGCTTGAGCAACAGATTCATGAGTTGGAGTCGCAGATTGACGGTGGTTTCAGCGCACAGGAGCCGGATGAAATCACGCGTTTCAATCTCAAAGACCGGTTGAACGAGCTGTATGCGCAACGGGAAGTGCGCGATCCTGCCAATCCGTTGGATCAGGGAAATGACGCTTGTCCGGCGACTGTGATCAGCGGATTGCCTTTCACGGACACGGGCACGACAACGGGACAGGCGGACAACTACAATCCGGCCCAATTGATAGGCGGGTGCTTCAATAACTTCGCTCCGGACGTCATCTATTCGTTTGTGGCGCCGTACACGCAGAGCTACACGATTTCAACAGACGGCAGCTCGTTTGACACGTATCTCTACATCCAAACCGGCGGCGCATGCCCGGGCACGACGACGGTGGAATGCGACGATGATGACGGTGTTGGCCTTCAGTCGCTGATTACGCGCGTTTTGAATGCGGGAGAAACGTACTACATCATCGTGGACGGTTACAGCAGCGCCAGCGGCAACTATGTGTTGAACGTGTTTGACAATTGCAATGTTGACTGCCAGCCGGGTGATATTCAGGAGTGCTTTGAAACTCGTGACAGCACCCATGCTCAGGTCAACTGCAACGGAGGCTGCGAAAACCCGATTTATGGTGGAGTTGAATCCTGGCAGGACATTCAGCCGTGCCAGACGGTTTGCGGCCGTTTCTTCACCTACATTGGTCCGAACGGAAGCAACTCCCGCGATGTGGACGTCTATCGTCTCACGCTGGCCGAGGCCTGCTCGCTTGCTTTCACGGTGAACTCGGAGGTTGGTTATCAGATTTATGTCTTGAGCGGAAGCTGCCCGTGGGATTTCTTGTGGAATTCGGCACCCTACGTTTACCCTTGTTCGACGGCGACCATCATTTCAACGTGCCTTCCAGCGGGAACATACTCTGTGGTTCTCGTACCGACCGCGTTCTCGGGAATCGATGATTTCCGTACGTACCGGATGCGCTTGGATTTGATTCCTTGCAGCGGATGTAGAATTGACGCGGCGTTTACGGCTCCGGCATCGGTGGCTTGGAACACGTGCGGCGCAGGTAACGACAACAGTTTGCGTCCGAGCGAAGATTACACGTATTGCGTAAACATTCCGTACGATGGTGATTGGACGTTCTCGACTTGCAACGACGACAGCATTTGGGACAGCTATATTTACCTCAGCACGGCATGCAACGGCGGCGTGATTGCGCTGGATGATGATGCCTGCGGCGGCATCGGCTTGTCCACGATCAACTGTGTGTCGCTGACCGCGGGGACGTATTACTTGACTGTTGAGGGCTGGTCATCCTTCGGGTGCGGGCCGTTTGTCTTGAATGTCTCGCAGTGTTTAGGCTCGTGCTGTTACGGTGATCCATTGAATCCCAGTTGTGATTACATCGGGCCGAACGCGTGCGCCAGTTTGGGCGGACAATGGACATCGCAAGAGCCGTGCTCGAGCGGTGCGTGCTTCACGCGGCCTGAGTGCAACGCGAATGCCTTGGAACTGTCACAGACTCCGGTCTTGCCGGACGAGGTTTTAGATGCGCCGTTCAGCGACGCGGAAGGCACCTACCGCGCGTGGGAGAGCTACTCGACGGTGACGTCGGAGATTGGCGCCGTGCGTTTCTGGGGTTTCTGGGCCGACGGGTGTTTGGAGTCGCCGGCTCCGATCCAACTTCAGTTCGTTGACAGCGTCACTAACACGTCGCAGACGTACAATTTGTCGCTGACAGAGACGGCAACGGGTCTGACGTACTTGGGATTCTACCCGCTTTATCAATACGACGCCGTATTGTTCCCGCCGTGCGAAATCACCACGGGCTGGTTGTCAGTCTATGGCAATAATCCGGCGGGCTGTTACTTTACGTGGTGCAACTCACCGTTCGGCGATGGCACGAGTGTGCAGACGGACAACGGCAATCCGGTTAATGTTTTCCCTGATCTGGCATTCTGCTTGAATGAAGCACCGTGCGACGTGGATAGTGTGACCTGGATCTGGAGTGCCCCAGGCATTGCCACCTTACGCTGGTATCAGAGTCAAGGCGGCGCTGTGACCATTTGGTTCACGACTGATCCGAATTTGGTCTATCCTGCCGGATGGGCTTCGGCAACATTTGGTTACGCTGCCGGGAACAATTCGATTGGCACGAATGCCGACTTAGCAGACAATGTCCGCGTTATCCTCACACTGAATTGCACGCCTGCTGCGGCCGCTGCCGCTGCTGCGCCGCCAGCAGTGTTGGACTTGCGGGACGCGCAAAAGTAG
- a CDS encoding T9SS type A sorting domain-containing protein yields the protein MRSIIVAFLCWPLVALAQDSLNITRVADGLFTWNQSGDIVIVDTLAYIPTGTTGLQILNIADLTAPRLIGRLTTNSSTNNLVIRDQYAYIADGPRGLRIADVSDPRAPFVVAEIDPSNSYYSYVALSGSYAYLINRGTGVHVLDVSNPFEPMLVSTFATESTAGEMVIVDTLAYVACGTGLEILRINTPDNLVRLSRLDLAGGVRLVVRENLLYIAGTGGLHVVDVLQPALPVLLATVPDVFDALDVTCIADRVYLTTAYGGVYQYDVSDPLQPEFVTNVTLANLCNIVASVGDTLFASGVSRDFMAINLADPDQPRLIGEFRAPEAVLRLARAGDVLYSVGSNDRLDLVDITNPAAPVVIEAMNAYGAPNAVAVAGDILLLKTSSNFVAADISDPREPIPVGGLWMDGFTTDMVIQGDYAYLATFDYFGTVDIADPMDPIFVDSQPIHWCQGVAANTTHVYLAEQTSIRVFSLNEPAHPQEIGLFEPEGPIFDVALAGNTMLVAEASGIISLNVTNPAAPQVLDTFVTAFSPTTVTVDGHLALVGTGPGGLLVLDISQPTALRELAFFDGDPETAHALRYGNFVFSAETEQLTVYDISAALNTPEQHAPFASAFTLNAIYPNPFNNTATISFDLPRAMTGRLAVYDVLGREVDEIFKGRFGAGTHSMQINGANLSSGTYFVQLASPQFTTTQKAVLVK from the coding sequence ATGCGCAGCATCATCGTCGCCTTCCTTTGTTGGCCTCTCGTAGCCTTGGCGCAGGACAGCCTGAATATCACGCGCGTCGCCGACGGCCTGTTTACCTGGAATCAGTCCGGTGACATCGTGATCGTGGACACGCTGGCCTATATTCCCACGGGGACCACGGGCCTACAGATTCTGAACATCGCGGACCTCACCGCGCCGCGCCTGATTGGCCGCCTGACGACCAACAGCAGTACGAACAATCTGGTGATTCGCGATCAATATGCCTACATCGCTGATGGACCGCGCGGTCTGCGCATTGCCGATGTCAGCGATCCGCGCGCGCCGTTCGTGGTGGCCGAGATTGATCCGAGCAACAGCTATTACAGCTATGTCGCGCTGTCCGGCAGCTATGCCTACCTGATCAATCGCGGCACGGGCGTGCATGTGTTGGACGTGTCTAATCCGTTTGAACCGATGCTCGTTTCGACCTTCGCGACCGAATCTACGGCCGGCGAGATGGTTATTGTGGACACGCTGGCCTATGTCGCCTGCGGCACCGGTCTGGAAATTCTCAGAATAAACACACCGGACAATCTTGTGCGGCTGTCGCGCCTTGATCTGGCGGGCGGCGTTCGTCTGGTTGTGCGGGAAAACCTGCTCTATATCGCGGGCACGGGCGGATTGCACGTGGTGGATGTCTTACAACCGGCGCTGCCCGTTCTGCTGGCGACGGTGCCCGACGTGTTTGACGCTCTGGACGTGACCTGCATCGCAGACCGCGTTTATCTGACCACCGCTTACGGTGGAGTGTATCAGTACGACGTGAGCGATCCTTTGCAGCCTGAGTTTGTCACGAACGTGACCTTGGCGAATCTGTGCAACATCGTTGCCAGCGTGGGCGACACACTGTTTGCCAGCGGCGTCTCCCGGGATTTCATGGCGATCAATCTGGCCGATCCGGACCAACCGCGCTTGATCGGCGAATTTCGCGCTCCCGAAGCTGTGCTGCGCCTCGCTCGCGCGGGCGACGTCCTGTATAGCGTGGGCAGCAACGATCGCCTGGATCTTGTGGACATAACGAACCCCGCCGCGCCGGTCGTGATCGAGGCCATGAATGCGTATGGCGCGCCGAACGCTGTTGCAGTCGCGGGCGACATTCTGCTGCTGAAAACATCGAGCAACTTTGTCGCGGCGGACATCTCGGATCCGCGCGAGCCGATACCGGTTGGCGGACTGTGGATGGATGGCTTCACGACGGACATGGTGATCCAGGGCGATTACGCCTATCTGGCGACCTTTGATTACTTCGGCACGGTGGACATCGCCGATCCGATGGATCCGATCTTCGTGGATTCGCAGCCTATCCACTGGTGCCAGGGCGTCGCGGCCAATACCACGCACGTTTATCTGGCCGAGCAGACCAGCATCCGCGTCTTCAGTCTAAACGAACCGGCTCATCCGCAGGAGATCGGTCTCTTCGAACCGGAGGGACCGATATTTGATGTTGCCCTCGCGGGAAACACCATGCTGGTCGCGGAAGCAAGCGGTATCATCTCCTTGAATGTCACCAACCCCGCCGCGCCGCAAGTGCTTGATACGTTTGTCACGGCATTCTCTCCGACGACGGTAACGGTGGATGGCCACCTTGCGCTGGTCGGCACGGGACCGGGCGGCCTGCTCGTGCTGGATATTTCCCAACCCACGGCGCTGCGCGAATTGGCCTTTTTTGACGGCGACCCCGAGACCGCGCACGCGCTTCGCTATGGCAACTTTGTGTTCTCCGCGGAAACCGAACAGTTAACGGTTTACGATATTTCCGCCGCGCTCAACACTCCCGAACAGCACGCGCCGTTCGCGTCGGCGTTCACGCTGAATGCCATCTACCCCAACCCGTTCAACAACACGGCAACGATCTCGTTTGATCTGCCCCGCGCAATGACGGGACGACTGGCGGTGTATGATGTTTTAGGCAGAGAAGTGGATGAAATTTTCAAAGGCAGATTCGGTGCGGGAACTCACTCGATGCAAATTAATGGCGCGAATCTCTCGAGCGGCACCTACTTCGTGCAGCTCGCCTCGCCGCAGTTCACTACGACACAGAAAGCGGTGTTGGTGAAATGA
- a CDS encoding T9SS type A sorting domain-containing protein, with amino-acid sequence MRSFIIALLCLPYLAIAQDSANVTLVSSIHLPLYVNGVSVQGSYAYVAQGANGLRVIDISDLGAPRLRGLYNTPASANTIRVRDNFAFLGDGTTLRVYDITDPEHVLEVASLATDHPFGNMTLVGDYLYAALYTDGIAIFDISDPLAPTEIGFSSSGYEWEYALDVAVAGNYAYVADWEGGILRIVDVSDPTTPVTVDTMRFVGGTTGVAVAGDYAYVETWLDGLHVLDISDPTNAVEVASLEWLIEEGVVFRGIELFGDHAVVDVGTTLQVLNISDPLQPAEVGYYRCEGGISDVSIRDGLVYCAASPYFIIFDVTTALPVHDIDPSFISAFALHPIYPNPFNNTANISFDLPREVTGRLVVYDVTGRAVRELYQGRLAAGAHQMPFMGNGLASGTYLVRLETPTHSATQKALLLK; translated from the coding sequence ATGCGCAGCTTCATCATTGCTCTGCTCTGTTTGCCTTACCTTGCCATCGCGCAGGATAGCGCGAACGTCACGCTCGTGAGTTCGATCCATCTGCCGCTCTATGTGAATGGCGTTTCGGTGCAAGGATCGTATGCCTATGTGGCCCAGGGCGCGAACGGGCTGCGAGTCATAGATATCTCAGACCTCGGCGCACCGCGATTGCGCGGGCTTTATAACACTCCAGCCAGCGCAAATACGATCAGAGTGCGAGATAACTTCGCATTCTTGGGCGACGGAACAACGCTGCGGGTGTACGACATCACCGACCCTGAACATGTTTTGGAAGTCGCGAGTCTCGCGACAGATCACCCGTTTGGCAACATGACCCTTGTCGGCGACTATCTCTATGCGGCTTTATACACCGATGGCATAGCCATCTTCGACATCTCCGATCCGCTGGCACCGACTGAAATCGGATTCTCCTCATCTGGCTACGAATGGGAGTACGCGCTCGACGTTGCTGTCGCGGGGAACTATGCTTACGTTGCCGATTGGGAGGGCGGGATCTTGCGCATTGTTGACGTGTCCGATCCAACTACTCCGGTAACGGTTGACACCATGCGATTTGTCGGCGGCACGACTGGCGTCGCGGTGGCTGGAGACTATGCCTATGTCGAGACGTGGCTCGATGGTCTGCATGTGCTCGATATCAGCGACCCCACCAACGCGGTGGAGGTCGCTTCTTTGGAATGGCTCATAGAAGAAGGCGTTGTGTTTCGCGGCATCGAGTTGTTTGGGGATCACGCCGTCGTGGACGTTGGTACGACGCTGCAAGTCTTAAATATCTCCGATCCTTTGCAGCCGGCGGAAGTCGGCTACTATCGCTGTGAAGGTGGCATTTCTGACGTGAGCATTCGAGACGGGCTGGTCTACTGTGCCGCGAGTCCATATTTCATCATCTTCGACGTGACCACCGCGCTTCCCGTTCACGATATTGATCCTTCTTTCATCTCCGCTTTTGCCCTCCACCCCATCTACCCCAATCCGTTCAACAACACGGCGAACATATCGTTTGATCTGCCGCGCGAGGTCACGGGACGGTTGGTGGTGTATGATGTGACGGGGCGTGCTGTCCGGGAGCTTTATCAGGGGAGATTGGCGGCGGGCGCGCACCAGATGCCGTTCATGGGGAACGGGCTGGCCAGCGGAACCTACCTCGTGCGGTTGGAGACGCCGACCCACAGTGCCACGCAGAAAGCCCTGCTGTTGAAATAG
- a CDS encoding trypsin-like peptidase domain-containing protein, whose product MRKWCRWVVAAVVVLTACQLGYAQISAGGTPPSEQWAVSANVPTVNMVYQDHQALLAEDETAGKDVPLRFAAEIPVNLNLNNSGMWETLPNGDRLWRVRIASANANTIGLVYDEWFIPKGGQLFIYNDDRSQVIGAFTTFNNWEDGTNITQPVKGSAVTLEYLEPAVTSGQSALSIMTVCHGYRDVFSRPRDRALDAFGSSGSCNNNINCPEGANWQDEKRGVAMILSGGSRICTGSLVNNTAADQTPYFLTAYHCLNGSQASWVFMFNYESASCSNVDGPTSQTVANATLRASWSTSDFALLQLSSAVPSTYNPYYNGWNRVNAASTNSICIHHPSGDIKKISFDNNAPTSSGWYTTGDNHWNIGAWDDGTTEPGSSGSPLFDQNSRITGQLHGGDATCTNNVNDYFGKFATSWAGGGTSATRLSNWLDPAGTAPNTLNGLNGTGGGGGTPPANDLCPGTAITSLPYSGSGSTTLATNNYTNCVGATSKEVIYSLTLTSCQNVTVSLCGSSYDTGLGVYSGGSCPGTTQVACNDDATTCGSGSTSSLVTFQAAANTTYWIRVHGYSTNSGNFTINVTGTACSGGGSNPDVCPGVAITAVPYSTTGNTTNAVNNYADCVGANSREHVYALTLSTCRVVTVSLCGSSYDTGLGIRTSGACPGTTLVACNDDFCGNSSQITFTANANQTYWLMVHGYSTRRGAYTLNVTGTACANPDGPNDGDGVIAVEMADPNKDYLPESYELHQNYPNPFNPSTSIAYDLLEASHVSLKVFDVLGREVATLATGHHEAGRYTVNFDAASLASGVYVYRLEANGFVDSKKMLLMK is encoded by the coding sequence ATGCGCAAATGGTGTCGTTGGGTCGTGGCCGCGGTCGTCGTGCTGACCGCGTGTCAACTGGGGTATGCACAGATATCGGCTGGGGGGACGCCGCCGAGTGAACAGTGGGCCGTGTCCGCCAACGTGCCGACGGTGAACATGGTCTATCAGGATCATCAGGCCTTGCTGGCTGAAGACGAAACGGCAGGCAAGGACGTCCCGCTGCGTTTTGCCGCGGAAATTCCCGTGAATCTCAATTTGAACAACAGCGGCATGTGGGAGACTCTGCCCAACGGCGACCGCCTGTGGCGAGTGCGCATCGCCTCGGCGAATGCCAACACGATCGGTCTGGTTTATGATGAGTGGTTCATTCCCAAGGGCGGCCAACTGTTTATCTACAACGACGACCGTTCGCAGGTTATCGGCGCCTTCACCACGTTCAATAACTGGGAAGACGGCACGAACATCACCCAACCCGTTAAGGGCTCCGCGGTCACGCTCGAATATCTCGAACCGGCGGTCACGAGCGGCCAATCGGCGCTCTCGATTATGACCGTCTGCCACGGCTATCGCGACGTGTTCAGCCGCCCGCGGGACCGTGCTCTCGACGCGTTTGGGTCGTCGGGCTCGTGCAACAATAACATCAACTGTCCGGAGGGCGCGAACTGGCAGGACGAAAAGCGCGGCGTGGCCATGATTCTCTCCGGCGGCTCGCGCATCTGCACCGGCTCACTGGTGAACAACACCGCAGCCGATCAGACGCCCTATTTTCTCACGGCCTATCACTGCTTGAATGGCAGTCAGGCGAGCTGGGTGTTCATGTTCAACTACGAGAGCGCAAGCTGCTCGAACGTGGACGGCCCCACGAGCCAAACCGTAGCCAATGCGACGCTGCGCGCCAGTTGGAGCACGTCGGATTTCGCGCTCTTGCAACTCTCCAGCGCGGTGCCCTCGACGTACAACCCGTATTACAACGGCTGGAATCGCGTGAACGCGGCCTCGACCAATTCGATTTGCATTCACCATCCCAGCGGCGACATCAAAAAGATTTCATTTGACAACAACGCGCCCACGTCCAGCGGCTGGTACACGACAGGCGACAACCATTGGAACATCGGTGCGTGGGACGACGGCACGACTGAACCCGGCTCGTCGGGCTCGCCGTTGTTTGATCAGAATTCGCGCATCACGGGCCAGCTGCATGGCGGCGACGCGACCTGCACGAATAACGTCAATGACTACTTCGGCAAGTTCGCGACGTCGTGGGCGGGCGGCGGGACGAGTGCGACGCGCTTGAGCAACTGGCTCGATCCGGCTGGCACCGCGCCCAACACTCTGAATGGTCTGAACGGCACGGGCGGCGGCGGCGGCACGCCTCCGGCCAACGATCTCTGTCCCGGTACAGCGATCACGAGTCTGCCCTATAGCGGCAGCGGCTCGACCACGCTCGCGACCAACAACTACACGAATTGCGTGGGCGCGACCTCGAAGGAAGTCATCTATTCCCTGACCCTGACCAGTTGCCAGAATGTCACCGTCTCGCTCTGCGGTTCGAGCTATGACACCGGTCTCGGCGTCTACAGCGGCGGCTCCTGCCCCGGCACGACGCAAGTGGCGTGCAACGACGACGCGACGACCTGCGGCAGCGGCTCGACCTCGTCGCTGGTGACCTTCCAGGCGGCTGCGAATACGACCTATTGGATTCGCGTGCACGGCTACTCGACCAACAGCGGTAACTTCACGATCAATGTCACGGGCACGGCGTGCAGCGGCGGCGGCTCGAATCCTGACGTTTGTCCGGGTGTGGCGATCACGGCAGTGCCCTATTCGACGACGGGCAACACCACCAACGCGGTCAACAACTACGCCGATTGTGTGGGCGCGAATTCGCGCGAGCATGTCTATGCGCTGACGCTCTCGACCTGCCGCGTGGTGACCGTGTCACTGTGCGGTTCGAGCTATGACACGGGTCTCGGCATTCGCACAAGCGGCGCTTGCCCCGGCACAACGCTGGTCGCGTGCAACGACGACTTCTGCGGCAACTCGAGCCAGATCACGTTCACGGCCAATGCGAATCAGACCTACTGGCTGATGGTACACGGTTATTCAACTCGTCGCGGCGCGTACACGCTGAACGTCACCGGCACGGCCTGCGCCAATCCGGACGGTCCTAACGATGGCGACGGCGTGATTGCGGTTGAAATGGCTGATCCGAACAAGGACTACTTGCCCGAGTCGTATGAACTGCATCAAAACTATCCGAATCCTTTCAATCCGAGCACGTCGATTGCCTATGATCTGCTCGAAGCGAGCCACGTGAGCCTGAAGGTCTTTGACGTGTTGGGCCGCGAAGTCGCGACACTCGCCACGGGCCATCACGAAGCGGGCCGTTACACGGTCAACTTTGACGCAGCCTCGCTTGCCAGCGGCGTCTACGTCTATCGTCTCGAAGCCAACGGTTTCGTGGATTCGAAGAAGATGCTGTTGATGAAGTAG
- a CDS encoding alpha/beta fold hydrolase: MIRLLIFLLLVSLTYAKDPLPRGPQFGAQLRPATDAELLAVNQPFGQGLVLPMILPNSSAADGGLEVGDILLTADGKALQTSADLTGLIKELGPGAKVKLELMRGSKKLSKSVTLKERPRETSEEFEILHDAVNIDGHLRRVVFTKPHGEGPFPLVVLCPGLGCYSVDPLAASMESYKEILWELTRQGFATLRVEFTGMGDSQGPPCAEMSFYDEVHGFVEALKQLDKFKFADKQRIIAFGHSMGGLVGPYISTEIPLVGIVALNTSAIDWSEYELINQRRQMLLAKSPYDSIEIAAHLKLQALYLLGYSGQSADEIIAAHPELAEYLQYPVHPRFIKDLVLNNPGALWQKATGRVLFIQGTSDFVTAPEEHQYGVDLINSFRPGTAEFVTIDDMDHFMFRQPDQQASFDNMISGMPNKEFNRDIVKVVVDWCRAVAMR; encoded by the coding sequence ATGATTCGCCTCTTGATTTTCCTCCTTCTTGTTTCGCTGACCTATGCCAAGGACCCGCTGCCGCGCGGCCCGCAGTTCGGCGCGCAACTGCGTCCGGCGACCGATGCCGAACTGCTCGCGGTCAACCAGCCGTTCGGACAGGGTCTCGTTCTGCCCATGATTCTTCCCAATTCCAGCGCCGCGGACGGTGGTCTCGAAGTGGGTGACATTCTGTTGACCGCCGATGGCAAAGCGCTCCAGACTTCCGCCGATCTGACCGGCCTGATCAAAGAACTTGGCCCCGGCGCGAAAGTGAAGCTCGAGTTGATGCGCGGCAGCAAAAAGCTCTCGAAGTCCGTGACGCTGAAGGAGCGCCCGCGTGAAACGAGCGAAGAGTTTGAGATCCTGCACGACGCCGTGAATATTGACGGCCATTTGCGCCGCGTCGTGTTTACCAAGCCGCACGGCGAGGGCCCGTTTCCGCTGGTCGTCCTCTGCCCCGGGCTGGGCTGCTATTCGGTGGATCCGCTCGCTGCCTCGATGGAGTCTTACAAAGAAATTCTCTGGGAACTCACACGGCAGGGTTTTGCCACGCTGCGCGTCGAGTTTACCGGCATGGGCGACAGCCAGGGCCCGCCCTGCGCCGAGATGAGCTTTTATGACGAGGTGCACGGCTTCGTCGAGGCGCTGAAGCAGCTTGACAAATTCAAGTTCGCCGACAAGCAGCGCATTATCGCCTTCGGTCACAGCATGGGCGGACTGGTCGGCCCCTATATCAGCACGGAGATTCCGCTCGTCGGTATCGTCGCGCTGAACACCTCGGCGATTGACTGGAGCGAGTACGAATTAATCAACCAGCGCCGCCAGATGCTGCTCGCCAAGTCGCCTTACGATTCGATCGAAATCGCGGCGCACTTGAAATTGCAGGCGCTCTATCTGCTCGGCTATTCCGGTCAGAGCGCCGACGAGATCATCGCCGCGCATCCCGAACTTGCTGAGTATTTGCAGTATCCCGTGCATCCGCGCTTCATTAAGGACCTCGTTCTGAACAATCCCGGCGCGCTGTGGCAGAAGGCCACGGGCAGGGTGCTGTTCATTCAGGGCACCAGTGATTTCGTGACCGCGCCCGAGGAGCATCAATATGGCGTGGACCTCATCAACTCATTCCGCCCCGGGACAGCCGAGTTCGTTACGATTGACGACATGGATCATTTCATGTTCCGCCAGCCTGACCAGCAGGCCAGCTTTGACAACATGATCAGCGGCATGCCGAACAAGGAATTCAACCGGGACATCGTCAAAGTAGTTGTAGACTGGTGCCGCGCTGTGGCCATGCGCTGA